A stretch of the Opisthocomus hoazin isolate bOpiHoa1 chromosome 2, bOpiHoa1.hap1, whole genome shotgun sequence genome encodes the following:
- the BROX gene encoding BRO1 domain-containing protein BROX, with the protein MTHWFHRNPLKATAPVSFNFYGVATTPAATKVCNDLRLSRTRLLELFTDSSCNPEMMKNATDLYFSLLQGFIVSLDDSSQECKLRYIQNFKWTDTLQGQVPSAQQDAVFELVSMGFNVALWYTKYASRLAGKEDITEDEAKDVHRSLKIAAGIFKHLKESHIPRLITPVEKGRDLEARLIDSYIIQCQAEAQEVTIARAIELKHNPGLIAALAYETANFYQKADQTLSSLDPTYAGKWRKYLNLKTCFYMAYAYCYHGQTLLASDKCGEAIRSLQESEKFFAKSEALCKEYGETKGPGTTAKPSGHLFFRKLGSLIKNTLEKCQRENGFIYFQKVPAEAPQLELKANYGLVEPVPFEFPALNAHWTPETLAAFDLTKRPKDDTAKPKPDEEVKPLKEPDIKPQKDSGCQIS; encoded by the exons atgacGCACTGGTTTCATCGCAACCCTTTGAAGGCTACAGCTCCCGTTTCATTCAATTTTTATGGGGTAGCGACCACTCCAGCTGCAACAAAGGTTTGCAA tGATTTGAGGTTATCTCGAACGCGACTGTTGGAGCTGTTTACAGACTCGAGTTGTAATCCAGAAATGATGAAGAATGCAACTGACTTGTACTTCTCGCTCTTGCAAG GTTTCATCGTTTCACTGGATGACTCTTCCCAAGAATGCAAGTTGCGCTATATTCAGAATTTCAAGTGGACAGACACTTTACAAGGACAGGTTCCGAG TGCCCAGCAGGATGCAGTGTTTGAACTGGTTTCCATGGGATTTAATGTAGCTCTGTGGTACACAAAATATGCATCAAGACTTGCTGGAAAAGAAGA TATAACAGAAGATGAAGCAAAAGATGTTCACAGAAGCCTGAAGATAGCAGCTGGGATTTTTAAACACTTGAAG GAAAGTCACATTCCAAGATTGATTACACCTGTAGAAAAGGGAAGAGATTTAGAAGCTCGACTTATAGACTCTTACATCATACAGTGCCAAGCTGAAGCTCAAGAAG tgacaattGCTCGGGCTATTGAGCTGAAACACAATCCAGGACTAATAGCTGCTCTTGCTTATGAAACAGCTAACTTCTACCAAAAAGCTG ATCAAACGTTATCCAGTTTGGATCCAACCTATGCAGGTAAATGGCGGAAGTACTTAAACTTGAAGACCTGTTTCTATATGGCCTAT GCATACTGTTACCATGGTCAGACTTTACTGGCGAGTGATAAATGCGGGGAAGCAATCAGATCTCTGCAGGAATCAGAAAAAT TTTTTGCCAAGTCTGAAGCATTGTGCAAAGAATATGGAGAAACCAAAGGACCTGGGACTACTGCCAAACCTTCTGGACATCTCTTCTTTAGGAAATTGGGAAGTTTGATTAAGAACACCCTAGAAAAATGTCAGAGAGAGAATGGATTCAT CTATTTTCAGAAGGTGCCAGCAGAGGCTCCCCAGCTGGAACTGAAAGCAAACTATGGCTTAGTAGAGCCTGTTCCTTTTGAATTTCCTGCCTTGAACGCACACTGGACTCCTGAAACACTTGCAGCATTTGATCTCACCAAGAGGCCAAAGGATGACACT GCTAAACCAAAACCAGATGAAGAAGTAAAACCTCTGAAGGAACCAGATATAAAGCCTCAAAAAGACAGTGGATGCCAGATTTCTTAA